A genome region from Oceanispirochaeta sp. M1 includes the following:
- a CDS encoding PadR family transcriptional regulator, whose translation MSIELTILGFLSWNPQSGYDLKKCFNGVDFIPWSGNNNQIYRTLIRLHSEGLVISTLEQPKSGPAKKIYSLTDKGYTALKTELLALPELEQVKNTFLVQLAFTEILETRLILQLLQEYGNLISEREVILREEFRRKKGFPERSERERLIWKSITTRRLKALKEEKLWASELKTTLEERFNE comes from the coding sequence ATGTCCATAGAATTAACCATACTGGGATTTCTCAGCTGGAACCCTCAAAGCGGATACGACCTGAAAAAGTGTTTTAACGGAGTGGATTTCATTCCCTGGTCCGGCAACAACAACCAGATATACAGAACCCTGATACGCCTCCACTCTGAAGGGCTTGTGATCTCAACTCTGGAACAGCCGAAGAGCGGCCCGGCAAAAAAGATATACAGTCTGACAGACAAAGGTTATACAGCACTGAAAACAGAACTGCTGGCACTGCCTGAACTGGAACAGGTAAAGAATACCTTTCTTGTACAACTGGCATTCACAGAAATACTGGAAACAAGACTGATTCTGCAGCTGCTGCAGGAATATGGAAATCTAATATCAGAAAGAGAAGTCATTCTGAGGGAGGAATTCCGCAGAAAAAAGGGCTTCCCCGAGCGCTCAGAACGGGAAAGACTGATATGGAAAAGCATCACAACCAGACGCTTAAAGGCTCTGAAAGAGGAAAAACTCTGGGCATCGGAACTAAAAACCACTTTGGAGGAGAGGTTCAATGAATAA
- a CDS encoding carboxyl transferase domain-containing protein: protein MQKVILKDNARIGIINRGEAALRFIRAVREYNSLHGTELTTVAFYIEAEEEAPFVKMADDVLLLSDLPDFPGKQKSPYLDHELMIQGIQTKNCDSIWVGWGFVSEDAPFIEKIEALNISFMGPSSEAMALLGDKIQAKDLAETADVPILPWSRRAVKDIDDAEKISLEIGYPVIVKASNAGGGRGIRFVRTPEELASQFKSAQEETIRITGNDIVFIEALVVRGRHLEVQCLADSHGIVNTFGVRDCSVQRKNQKIIEETPPVGLPSEVLKEMEEAAQRLIRAADYVGAGTVEYLYDLNRNEYYFMEVNTRLQVEHPITETLYSVDLVKGQIDVARGKTVDLRDRKPNGAVVEVRLNAEDPDRDFSPAPGHVKLFKAPSGPGIRVDSGIEEGSEIPSDFDSMVAKIIAHAPTRPEALARLEQALHSLRINIHNGTTNRAFLLELLNMKEIKEGGVHTGFVETLLEDRIVICEDKNTRAALLAGAVELYNEQFNTDYLNFEEEINRIGRPRTLAGAKGYDITLSNRGNSYKFKVRSVDNDRYHIQYEGQEIICSYRKGKQESLLIYRGKRYNILMVNRADMLQCEVDGYPVMLESDSGGYVKSPSPSIVLSLQCKEGDKVKKGDVLVVLEAMKMEMLVESPGDGIVSEICITDGAQITAGQPLVLLDIKEQSEEEEESSCEAVSFPVCEESVDEKTNRLLTELDALFRGYDYSGSIDAAYENIVCHLEENPSQMERVIDPIVRIIGSFNAVEKLFTTIEISSESFARPVSYQEMLTHYFLRHDDKKKGLPEEFIKDLENCTAYYHKDDASKDESNRALYRIFQSHNKLNSKLDVLKNILFSLQDLKIPQEKLSELSALVSAIVELTQTKDPSTADAALYARYKIIDAHTVTKMREKQSQAIERMLAEMTETGASKKKISEDMRTIIDSSAEIKDLLCKQALSSDEKRKALGVESLGRRMNRDREFITGRLLQNEHYNAYYCESRNLDHDLIHKNITTVIREEDLRLSVVEDLTDLCGEEGIKINCLIISDKEADIVYLNKAPWKLDQRVKALRIGWLCPGEPKFYRSYDNNGTSWEENVLYRGFSPLEFRELRVIRFSNFDNKILYKSDTVTLLESVEKNNPKDKRLFALGSFSDPKPEWEDKSISRMIMFESVFMDCVFAMRSVQARYKFRLQWNRIILHNRSLQNLKLMQMQDYGKKIIPLTHDLGLEKVVVYTRRKRWSEDAVRELELNISNISQDQFTMRSRKPQDSPLLTQNNYTSKVVRARQRNMVYPYEFIRMITYAGLPLYKGFPRGDFEEFDIEVDKEGSQKVVSVKKREYGENKSNVVFGLIRHPHPNQKAQLERVIILSDPTKDLGSLAEPECRRVIGALDLAEERQIPVEWLPISSGAKIDMETGTENLDWTASALQRIIHFTQAGGEINIIVPGVNVGAQSYWNAEATMLMHTKGLLIMTDDASLLLTGKRALDFSGSVSGETNLDIGGAEKIMGPNGQSQIRARNLAEAYEILLDHYGYTYRVAGETYPPRMETYDPIDRDVTKESYNDFLDQGFKTIGDIFSHEKNPERKKPFDIRQVMKSVIDRDAGYFERWQRMKDADTSIIWETRVGGIATGMIGIESRPLNRMGAIPHDGPEMWTGGTLFPQSSKKVARGINAFSGRIPLIIMANLSGFDGSPESLRNLQLEYGAEIGRAIVNFKGPIAFLVVARYHGGAYVVFSKSLNPNLRAAALEGSFASVLGGAPAAAVVFPREVQKETYSDKRITSMLDCLNKGSCSQKEYDELVGKVYNEKQTALGQKFDQIHSVNRAKEVGSIDDIVKSNEIRPYLIKTIENGMK from the coding sequence ATGCAGAAGGTTATCCTTAAAGACAATGCACGAATCGGAATTATCAACAGAGGCGAAGCAGCCCTGCGTTTTATCAGGGCGGTTAGAGAGTACAACTCACTCCACGGAACAGAACTGACAACAGTAGCATTCTATATAGAAGCTGAAGAGGAAGCACCCTTTGTCAAAATGGCGGATGATGTACTCCTCCTTTCAGATCTGCCCGATTTTCCGGGTAAACAGAAATCGCCCTACCTTGATCATGAACTGATGATTCAGGGTATTCAGACAAAAAATTGTGATTCAATCTGGGTCGGCTGGGGATTCGTCTCCGAAGACGCACCCTTTATCGAAAAAATTGAGGCCCTGAATATCTCATTTATGGGTCCCTCCAGCGAGGCGATGGCTCTTCTGGGTGACAAGATCCAGGCAAAAGATCTGGCCGAAACAGCGGATGTACCCATCCTCCCCTGGAGCCGCAGAGCCGTAAAGGATATTGATGATGCTGAAAAAATCTCCCTTGAGATCGGTTATCCTGTAATAGTAAAGGCTTCAAATGCCGGAGGCGGCCGGGGTATCCGTTTTGTCAGAACCCCCGAAGAACTGGCATCCCAGTTCAAGTCGGCACAGGAAGAGACAATTCGTATAACCGGAAATGATATTGTATTTATAGAAGCTCTCGTAGTGAGAGGAAGACATCTTGAAGTTCAGTGTCTGGCTGACAGCCACGGCATAGTTAATACATTTGGAGTCAGAGACTGTTCGGTTCAGAGAAAAAACCAGAAAATAATAGAAGAGACTCCCCCCGTCGGACTCCCCTCAGAAGTTCTTAAAGAGATGGAAGAGGCCGCTCAGAGACTTATCAGGGCGGCAGACTATGTGGGTGCCGGTACGGTGGAGTACCTCTATGATCTGAACCGTAATGAATACTACTTCATGGAAGTAAATACACGTCTTCAGGTGGAACATCCCATTACAGAAACACTCTACTCTGTAGACCTCGTAAAGGGACAGATTGATGTGGCCAGGGGAAAGACAGTAGACCTGAGAGACAGAAAGCCTAACGGCGCTGTGGTCGAAGTGCGTCTGAATGCAGAAGATCCCGACAGGGATTTCAGCCCCGCTCCGGGACATGTAAAACTCTTTAAAGCTCCTTCAGGCCCCGGTATACGTGTGGACTCGGGAATTGAGGAAGGAAGTGAAATCCCCTCGGATTTTGACTCAATGGTTGCCAAGATCATTGCCCATGCCCCCACCCGCCCCGAAGCACTGGCCAGACTTGAACAGGCTCTTCACTCCCTGCGGATAAATATCCACAACGGAACCACAAACAGGGCCTTCCTTCTGGAACTGCTCAATATGAAGGAGATCAAGGAAGGCGGAGTTCATACCGGTTTTGTTGAGACACTTCTGGAAGACCGCATTGTAATATGTGAAGATAAAAATACACGAGCCGCACTCCTGGCAGGTGCCGTTGAACTCTATAATGAGCAGTTCAACACGGACTACCTGAATTTTGAAGAAGAGATCAACCGCATAGGCCGCCCCAGGACCCTGGCCGGAGCCAAAGGATATGATATAACCCTCTCCAACAGAGGAAACAGCTATAAATTCAAGGTCCGGAGTGTGGATAACGACAGGTACCACATTCAGTATGAAGGACAGGAAATCATCTGCAGCTACCGAAAAGGAAAACAGGAATCCCTGCTTATCTACAGAGGAAAGCGCTACAACATCCTGATGGTGAACAGAGCGGATATGCTTCAGTGCGAAGTGGATGGATATCCCGTCATGCTGGAAAGTGACTCCGGTGGTTATGTAAAATCACCCTCCCCTTCCATCGTTCTCTCTCTGCAGTGCAAAGAAGGGGATAAGGTTAAAAAAGGTGATGTTCTCGTTGTCCTTGAAGCCATGAAAATGGAAATGCTTGTTGAATCTCCGGGAGACGGAATCGTCAGTGAGATCTGTATTACAGACGGTGCCCAGATAACAGCGGGTCAGCCTCTGGTTCTTCTTGATATAAAAGAACAGAGTGAAGAAGAGGAAGAGAGCAGCTGTGAAGCCGTCAGCTTCCCCGTATGTGAAGAATCTGTTGATGAAAAGACAAATAGACTCCTTACCGAACTGGATGCCCTTTTCAGAGGTTATGACTACAGTGGTTCTATTGATGCAGCCTATGAAAATATTGTCTGTCACCTGGAAGAAAATCCTTCTCAGATGGAAAGGGTAATTGATCCTATAGTCAGGATTATCGGCAGCTTCAACGCCGTTGAAAAACTGTTTACCACAATTGAAATCAGCTCCGAAAGCTTTGCCCGTCCTGTTAGCTATCAGGAGATGCTGACCCATTACTTTCTCAGACACGATGATAAAAAGAAGGGTCTTCCCGAAGAATTTATCAAAGACCTTGAGAACTGTACTGCCTACTACCATAAGGATGATGCATCCAAAGATGAGAGCAATAGAGCCCTGTACAGGATTTTTCAATCCCATAACAAACTCAACAGCAAACTGGATGTTCTGAAAAATATACTCTTCTCTCTTCAGGATCTGAAGATTCCTCAGGAAAAACTTAGCGAACTGTCTGCATTGGTCAGTGCTATCGTTGAACTGACACAAACTAAAGATCCCTCTACCGCCGATGCCGCCCTCTATGCCAGGTATAAGATTATCGATGCCCATACCGTGACAAAGATGAGGGAAAAGCAGAGTCAGGCCATCGAGAGAATGCTTGCTGAGATGACAGAGACCGGAGCTTCAAAAAAGAAGATATCCGAAGATATGCGAACCATAATCGATTCATCCGCGGAGATAAAAGATCTTCTATGTAAACAGGCCCTGAGCTCTGATGAGAAGAGAAAAGCCCTGGGAGTAGAATCCTTGGGACGCAGGATGAACAGAGACAGAGAGTTCATAACCGGCCGGCTTCTGCAGAATGAACACTACAATGCCTATTACTGTGAGAGTAGAAACCTGGATCATGACCTGATTCATAAAAATATAACCACTGTCATCAGGGAAGAGGACCTCAGACTGAGCGTTGTAGAAGATCTTACTGATCTCTGCGGAGAAGAGGGAATCAAGATCAATTGTTTGATCATCTCTGATAAGGAAGCTGATATTGTCTACCTCAACAAGGCTCCCTGGAAGCTGGACCAGAGAGTAAAAGCTCTTCGCATAGGATGGTTATGTCCCGGGGAACCCAAGTTCTATAGAAGCTACGACAACAATGGCACAAGCTGGGAAGAGAATGTTCTGTATAGAGGATTCAGTCCCCTTGAGTTCAGAGAACTCAGAGTCATCCGCTTCAGCAATTTTGATAACAAAATTCTATACAAATCCGATACAGTGACTCTTCTGGAGTCCGTCGAAAAGAACAATCCCAAGGATAAGAGACTCTTTGCACTGGGAAGCTTTTCTGATCCTAAACCGGAATGGGAAGATAAGAGCATCAGCCGTATGATCATGTTCGAATCGGTCTTTATGGACTGTGTATTCGCAATGAGATCGGTTCAGGCACGTTACAAATTCCGTCTTCAGTGGAACAGAATTATCCTGCATAACAGATCTCTACAGAATCTCAAACTGATGCAGATGCAGGATTATGGAAAGAAGATTATTCCCCTGACTCATGACCTGGGTCTGGAAAAAGTAGTTGTCTATACAAGACGTAAACGTTGGAGTGAAGATGCTGTAAGAGAGCTGGAACTGAATATTTCCAATATCTCACAGGATCAGTTCACCATGCGTTCCAGAAAACCCCAGGATTCTCCTCTGCTGACTCAGAACAACTATACCAGCAAGGTAGTCCGGGCCCGTCAGAGGAATATGGTTTATCCCTATGAGTTTATCAGAATGATTACCTATGCCGGACTGCCCCTCTACAAAGGATTCCCCAGAGGTGATTTTGAAGAGTTTGATATAGAGGTTGATAAAGAGGGCTCTCAGAAAGTTGTTTCAGTTAAAAAAAGGGAGTACGGAGAGAACAAATCGAATGTTGTATTCGGTCTTATCCGCCACCCTCACCCCAATCAGAAGGCACAGCTTGAACGTGTTATCATACTCTCTGATCCCACAAAAGACCTGGGATCTCTGGCAGAACCTGAGTGCCGCCGTGTAATTGGAGCCCTGGATCTGGCAGAAGAGAGACAGATTCCCGTTGAATGGCTGCCCATTTCATCGGGTGCAAAAATTGACATGGAAACAGGTACTGAGAATCTGGACTGGACGGCATCAGCTCTGCAGCGGATAATCCATTTCACTCAGGCGGGGGGTGAGATAAACATCATCGTTCCCGGGGTCAATGTGGGTGCTCAGTCCTACTGGAATGCCGAAGCCACCATGCTGATGCATACAAAAGGTCTACTGATCATGACCGACGATGCCTCCCTCCTCCTTACAGGAAAGAGGGCTCTGGACTTTTCCGGTTCCGTATCGGGAGAGACAAATCTTGATATTGGCGGTGCCGAAAAAATCATGGGTCCCAACGGGCAGTCCCAGATCAGGGCACGCAACCTTGCAGAAGCCTATGAAATACTTCTGGATCACTACGGATATACCTACAGGGTTGCCGGAGAGACTTATCCTCCCCGTATGGAAACTTACGACCCCATAGACAGGGATGTAACAAAAGAGAGCTATAACGACTTCCTGGATCAGGGATTCAAGACAATCGGTGATATATTCAGTCATGAAAAAAATCCCGAAAGAAAGAAACCCTTCGATATACGTCAGGTTATGAAATCGGTTATCGACAGAGATGCCGGTTACTTCGAACGTTGGCAGAGAATGAAGGATGCTGACACCTCTATCATCTGGGAAACCAGAGTGGGAGGAATAGCAACAGGTATGATAGGTATAGAGAGCCGCCCCCTTAACAGAATGGGTGCGATCCCCCATGACGGACCCGAGATGTGGACCGGCGGAACCCTCTTCCCCCAGTCGTCCAAAAAGGTCGCCAGGGGTATAAATGCCTTCTCAGGAAGGATACCCCTAATTATCATGGCTAACCTTTCAGGATTCGACGGTTCTCCCGAGAGTCTGAGAAACCTGCAGCTGGAATACGGGGCGGAGATCGGAAGAGCCATCGTCAACTTCAAGGGACCCATAGCCTTCCTGGTTGTTGCACGCTACCACGGCGGAGCCTATGTGGTATTCTCTAAATCCCTGAACCCCAATCTCAGAGCCGCGGCTCTGGAAGGCTCATTTGCCTCGGTTCTGGGTGGAGCACCTGCAGCGGCAGTAGTATTCCCCCGGGAAGTGCAGAAGGAGACATACTCTGACAAGAGAATCACCTCAATGCTGGACTGTCTGAACAAGGGAAGCTGTTCCCAGAAGGAATACGATGAACTTGTAGGGAAGGTCTACAATGAAAAACAGACTGCTCTTGGTCAGAAGTTTGATCAGATCCACTCTGTAAACAGGGCAAAGGAAGTTGGTTCAATCGACGATATTGTCAAATCAAATGAAATTCGTCCTTATCTCATAAAGACGATAGAGAACGGAATGAAATAA
- a CDS encoding CoA-disulfide reductase — protein MKVLIIGGVAGGATTAARLRRLDEKAEITIFERGAYISYANCGLPYYIGGTIAERDRLFVQTPESFSELLNVNVKVRHDVIAINKERNTITVKNLDTQEINEEAYDKLVLSPGAEPLRPGIPGIDSEKIFTLRNVPDTDKIKSFIENNKPKRAVIIGAGFIGLEMAENLHQLGIFVTIVEAAEQVMNILDYEMAAEVHQHLKVKGVEFYLKDGVSSFTEKDGGVHIALQSGRVIEADLIILSIGVRPDVKLAADAGLEIGSTGGIKINKNLLTNDENIYALGDATEYPNPITGDPLRVPLAGPANKQGRMVADNIIEGNKREYRGTIGTGIAKVFDLTVASTGLSEKQLARMGKVKGKDYRSLVIHATSHAGYYPDADPMTIKTIFNDDRKLLGAQIVGYSGVDKRIDLFAVILGHAGTIDDLQEIEHAYAPPFSSAKDPINIAGFVAENILNGSSRHLCWNELRDLNKEDLFAIDVRTEDEFGIDTLDGAVNIPLPTIRSRMTEIPKDKKIVVFCGVGKRAYMAERILRQNGFDDVYNLSGGLKTYELSTQQQSNEDIFEKDFIGHDDNIYQADPNAHKEEGPIKTIQVDACGLQCPGPVLKLKQEMDILKPGEMIQETATDPGFAKDVYAWAKMTGNSVVSVEQNGPKVVAVIKKGGAPKAASMGRGPQDGTSLIMFSDDMDKALATMVIANGAISAGKNVTIFFTFWGLSFLKKHTKTKGVKKDFMGKMFGMMLPDHSGKLGLSKMNMGGMGAWMMKKRMKALGIDSIEEMLASAMKNGIRLVACQMSMDVMGIQEEELMEGVEIGGVASFLGAADDSQSNMFI, from the coding sequence ATGAAAGTACTGATAATCGGTGGTGTTGCAGGGGGAGCTACTACGGCGGCCCGTCTCAGACGCCTGGACGAAAAAGCCGAAATAACTATCTTTGAGCGTGGAGCCTATATCTCCTACGCCAACTGCGGTCTTCCCTACTACATCGGAGGAACCATTGCCGAAAGAGATAGACTCTTTGTGCAGACTCCCGAAAGCTTCTCCGAGCTTCTTAATGTAAATGTAAAAGTAAGACATGATGTTATCGCCATTAACAAAGAGCGTAATACAATCACCGTAAAGAACCTTGATACCCAGGAGATCAATGAAGAAGCCTACGATAAGCTTGTCCTCTCTCCCGGAGCAGAACCTCTGAGACCCGGAATCCCCGGAATAGATTCAGAGAAGATATTCACTCTCAGAAATGTTCCCGACACAGATAAGATCAAGTCTTTTATTGAAAATAATAAACCCAAAAGAGCCGTAATTATCGGCGCAGGTTTCATCGGCCTGGAAATGGCGGAAAACCTCCACCAGCTGGGTATCTTTGTTACAATCGTTGAAGCTGCCGAACAGGTAATGAATATTCTGGACTATGAAATGGCCGCGGAAGTGCACCAGCACCTCAAGGTTAAGGGTGTGGAGTTCTATCTTAAAGACGGTGTCTCCTCATTTACAGAAAAAGACGGCGGTGTTCATATCGCCCTGCAGAGCGGCCGAGTTATCGAAGCAGACCTGATAATCCTGTCTATCGGTGTCAGGCCCGATGTCAAACTGGCAGCGGATGCAGGACTTGAAATTGGAAGCACCGGTGGTATTAAAATCAATAAAAATCTCCTGACCAATGATGAAAACATCTATGCTCTGGGAGATGCGACAGAGTATCCCAACCCCATTACAGGAGATCCTTTAAGAGTTCCCCTGGCAGGCCCCGCAAATAAACAGGGTAGAATGGTTGCGGACAACATAATAGAAGGCAATAAGAGAGAGTACAGAGGAACCATTGGAACAGGAATCGCCAAGGTTTTTGACCTGACTGTTGCCTCAACAGGGCTCTCTGAAAAACAGCTGGCCCGGATGGGTAAGGTAAAAGGTAAAGACTACAGATCTCTTGTAATCCATGCCACAAGTCATGCCGGATACTATCCCGATGCAGATCCTATGACCATCAAGACCATTTTCAATGATGACCGTAAACTTCTGGGCGCCCAGATTGTCGGTTACAGCGGTGTTGATAAGAGAATCGATCTCTTTGCTGTCATACTCGGCCACGCCGGAACTATTGATGATCTGCAGGAAATTGAACATGCCTACGCACCTCCCTTCTCATCTGCAAAAGATCCAATCAATATTGCCGGTTTCGTAGCTGAAAATATCCTGAACGGCTCATCCCGCCATCTGTGCTGGAATGAACTGAGGGATCTCAATAAGGAAGATCTATTTGCTATCGATGTCCGTACGGAAGATGAATTCGGTATCGACACCCTTGACGGCGCAGTGAACATTCCACTTCCCACGATTCGCAGCCGTATGACCGAAATCCCCAAAGACAAAAAGATCGTTGTTTTCTGCGGTGTCGGCAAGAGAGCCTATATGGCTGAACGTATTCTCCGTCAGAACGGCTTTGATGATGTGTACAATCTCTCTGGAGGTTTGAAAACCTACGAACTTTCCACACAGCAGCAGAGCAACGAAGACATCTTCGAAAAAGACTTTATCGGTCATGATGATAATATCTATCAGGCCGATCCCAATGCCCATAAGGAAGAGGGTCCCATTAAAACCATCCAGGTTGATGCCTGCGGTCTTCAGTGCCCCGGTCCTGTCCTTAAGCTGAAACAAGAGATGGATATTCTGAAACCAGGTGAAATGATTCAGGAAACTGCCACAGATCCCGGTTTTGCCAAGGATGTATACGCCTGGGCCAAGATGACCGGAAACTCTGTTGTCTCAGTTGAACAGAACGGCCCCAAGGTTGTTGCTGTCATCAAAAAAGGCGGTGCTCCCAAGGCTGCAAGTATGGGCCGTGGACCTCAGGATGGAACCAGTCTGATTATGTTCTCTGATGATATGGATAAGGCTCTGGCCACCATGGTCATCGCCAACGGTGCAATTTCCGCAGGTAAGAATGTAACTATATTTTTCACATTCTGGGGACTATCCTTCCTGAAAAAACATACAAAAACCAAGGGTGTCAAAAAAGACTTTATGGGTAAAATGTTCGGCATGATGCTCCCTGATCACAGCGGAAAACTTGGCCTCTCCAAGATGAATATGGGAGGCATGGGAGCCTGGATGATGAAGAAAAGAATGAAGGCTCTCGGCATCGACAGTATAGAAGAGATGCTGGCATCAGCAATGAAAAACGGCATCCGCCTTGTAGCCTGCCAGATGTCCATGGATGTTATGGGTATTCAGGAAGAGGAACTGATGGAAGGTGTAGAGATCGGAGGAGTAGCCTCCTTCCTTGGTGCCGCCGATGATTCCCAGAGCAATATGTTTATCTAG
- a CDS encoding iron-containing alcohol dehydrogenase: MNGIKVSGIKAYQKIVKVLIAALNFVEPETLTGPGSVLKISDYLKKNNFKKPLIVTDEGIVRVGLLKGMLDNFKEQGIEYAVYDKIIPNPTIQVIEEAREMFIEKNCDCFIGFGGGSSMDSAKVASARVTNPRTSIMQMTGYFKIRKKIKHLIAVPTTSGTGSECTVAAVITNPETKAKYAVDSPKLIPSLAVMDPELSYGLPPHITSTTGMDALTHAVEAYISTIPTKLTDDYARRAVKIIFEDLETCFKDGKNTQARENMMWASYYGGAAFTRALVGNVHAIAHNFGGLYHVPHGLANAIVLPHVLEASIDKCDTRLAELAEAAGLKNEGKSTREMAEAFIQKIRDLNKTFEIPETVRELRKEDLTLLAERASKEAFYFYAPPKYFSAVEMEKVLEPMLA; encoded by the coding sequence ATGAATGGAATTAAAGTCAGCGGGATAAAAGCCTATCAGAAAATAGTTAAAGTTCTGATTGCCGCACTCAATTTTGTAGAACCGGAAACTCTGACAGGACCCGGGTCCGTACTCAAAATATCTGATTATCTCAAGAAGAATAACTTTAAAAAGCCTCTTATCGTTACAGATGAGGGGATTGTAAGAGTCGGCCTCCTAAAGGGAATGCTGGATAACTTTAAAGAACAGGGTATCGAATATGCTGTGTATGATAAAATAATTCCCAATCCGACTATTCAGGTTATTGAAGAAGCCAGAGAGATGTTTATTGAGAAGAACTGTGATTGTTTTATCGGATTTGGTGGAGGGTCCTCCATGGACAGCGCCAAGGTGGCCTCGGCCAGAGTGACGAATCCCCGAACCAGCATTATGCAGATGACAGGGTATTTTAAAATTAGAAAAAAAATAAAACATCTCATAGCCGTACCGACCACTTCCGGAACAGGCTCAGAATGTACAGTTGCAGCAGTAATTACAAATCCGGAAACCAAAGCAAAATATGCAGTTGATTCACCCAAGCTGATCCCCTCCCTGGCGGTAATGGACCCTGAACTGTCTTACGGCCTCCCTCCCCATATTACATCCACTACCGGAATGGATGCACTGACCCATGCGGTTGAAGCCTATATCAGCACCATTCCAACAAAATTAACTGATGACTATGCCCGCAGGGCTGTAAAAATAATCTTTGAGGACCTTGAAACCTGCTTCAAAGATGGAAAAAATACTCAGGCGAGAGAGAACATGATGTGGGCCTCCTACTATGGAGGTGCTGCCTTTACGAGAGCCTTAGTTGGAAATGTACATGCCATAGCCCATAACTTCGGTGGTCTTTACCATGTTCCTCATGGACTTGCCAATGCAATTGTTCTGCCCCATGTTCTGGAAGCATCCATTGATAAATGCGATACACGTCTTGCCGAACTGGCAGAGGCAGCAGGATTGAAAAATGAGGGTAAATCAACTAGAGAAATGGCAGAGGCTTTTATACAGAAAATCAGAGATTTGAATAAGACCTTTGAGATTCCGGAAACAGTCAGGGAATTGAGGAAAGAGGATTTAACTTTACTGGCCGAACGTGCCAGTAAAGAAGCCTTCTATTTTTATGCTCCCCCCAAATACTTTTCAGCCGTAGAGATGGAGAAAGTACTTGAGCCGATGCTTGCCTGA
- a CDS encoding MoaD/ThiS family protein → MKVKVSVSGIADYSVLDDDENLELNEKATIWTVYSRLRIPMHLRPFYKCYLNYKPARMRDKLKDGDEVFFMTLAAGG, encoded by the coding sequence ATGAAAGTAAAAGTTTCTGTATCCGGCATTGCCGACTACTCAGTACTGGATGACGATGAAAATCTGGAACTCAATGAAAAGGCAACGATCTGGACTGTCTATTCCAGGCTGCGGATACCCATGCATTTAAGACCATTTTATAAATGCTATCTGAATTACAAGCCTGCCCGAATGAGAGATAAACTGAAAGACGGTGATGAAGTCTTCTTTATGACCCTTGCGGCGGGGGGTTAA